Proteins co-encoded in one Burkholderia ambifaria AMMD genomic window:
- a CDS encoding ExbD/TolR family protein: MAMNTGFSDDDDDGVMSEINMTPLVDVMLVLLIIFLVTIPAMQHAVKIDLPHASSQPVDEKPQTVDVAIQGNGTILWNDQTVTREQLQAHIAEAAQHQPQPELHLRADRKVAYERVAEVMSDAQAGGLTKLGFVTEPSAKAK, from the coding sequence ATGGCAATGAACACCGGCTTCAGCGATGACGACGACGATGGCGTGATGAGCGAGATCAACATGACGCCGCTCGTCGACGTCATGCTCGTACTCCTGATCATCTTCCTCGTGACGATCCCGGCGATGCAGCACGCGGTGAAGATCGACTTGCCGCACGCGAGCAGCCAGCCCGTCGACGAAAAGCCGCAAACGGTCGACGTCGCGATCCAGGGCAACGGCACGATCCTGTGGAACGACCAGACGGTCACGCGCGAGCAGCTGCAGGCACACATCGCGGAAGCGGCACAGCATCAGCCGCAACCGGAGTTGCACCTGCGCGCCGATCGCAAGGTTGCCTATGAGCGTGTGGCGGAAGTGATGTCCGATGCACAGGCCGGCGGCCTGACGAAGCTCGGCTTCGTGACCGAGCCGAGCGCGAAGGCGAAGTAA